One Edaphobacter flagellatus genomic region harbors:
- a CDS encoding ATP-binding protein has translation MTIRASTSTLPSLLLSAVDDGHSQISRTALADSTTSRISFTLDSTLDSVNKIEQTAEQYAQRAGFDEDTIPHIAMAVREAAVNAVLHGNAYDVNKHITASFETTSDALVIRITDQGPGLDPSTLPDPLAPENILRGSGRGIFLIRAFMDEVNFRQLHPGTELTLIKHRTPAKSGT, from the coding sequence TTGACAATCAGAGCCAGCACAAGCACACTGCCATCATTGCTGTTGTCTGCCGTTGACGACGGGCACTCACAGATTTCAAGGACAGCCTTGGCCGACTCAACGACAAGCCGCATCAGCTTCACGCTGGACTCGACTCTGGACAGTGTCAACAAGATTGAGCAGACAGCGGAGCAGTACGCACAGCGTGCGGGCTTCGACGAAGACACGATTCCCCACATTGCTATGGCAGTGCGGGAGGCAGCCGTAAACGCAGTGTTGCACGGCAACGCCTATGACGTGAACAAACACATCACCGCATCGTTCGAAACGACCTCGGACGCTCTGGTGATTCGCATCACCGACCAGGGGCCGGGATTGGATCCAAGCACGCTGCCAGACCCTCTGGCCCCGGAAAACATTCTTCGAGGCTCGGGCCGGGGCATCTTTCTCATTCGGGCCTTCATGGATGAGGTAAACTTTCGGCAGTTACACCCAGGAACCGAGCTGACACTTATCAAGCACCGCACACCCGCGAAGTCGGGGACCTAA
- a CDS encoding M13 family metallopeptidase, with product MKRHLASLSICLLLTLPAAAQQAAARPPARPLAEMPYSPSLDLTSLDRSVNPCDDFYKFSCGGWMKNNPIPADQPRWDVYSKLANDNLQFLWGILEADAKATNRTATQQKVGDYFAACMDTAAINRRGAEPIKPTLVAIDNLADRKALIAYLGPLNRSTRGTFFFNSGSTQDPGDSNSVIAEIAAGGLGLPDRDYYVKTDAKSEETRKAYVVYIQKILTLTGESDAQAQKDAAAVMHIETDLAKASLTRVERRDPYKQYHKMSVAQLASLSPVIDWNDYLRTQGVADVSTLNVAQPAFQKAVDHALTTEPLADLKAYLRFHALTGAATSLSSPFEDAYFDFYSRYLRGTQQKPPRWKTCVRQVDRSLGEALGQEFVARTFSPETKQKTVLMTDQIEQAMQAEIEHLDWMSPATKQEALRKLHTVRNKIGYPDKWRDYSKLEIKAGDYFGNSVRGADFETTRDWAKVGKPVDRDEWDMTPPTVNAYYNPQMNDVNFPAGVLQPPLYDPKMDDAPNYGNTGSTIGHELTHGFDDEGRQFDANGNLKDWWTKDDAKGFEDRINCLREQFASYVVVDDIHINSKLTSGEDVADLGGTLIAYIAWKKATAGMNLQPSEGFTPDQRFFIGFAQWACENTREANSRLQAATDPHSPGFARINGIVTNMPQFATAFGCKVGQPMVKAKVCKVW from the coding sequence ATGAAGAGACACCTGGCATCCCTATCCATCTGCCTTCTGTTGACTTTACCTGCAGCGGCGCAACAAGCGGCTGCGAGGCCTCCGGCGCGCCCCCTTGCAGAGATGCCCTACTCTCCATCGCTCGATCTGACCTCGCTCGATCGCTCAGTAAATCCCTGCGACGATTTCTACAAATTCTCCTGCGGCGGCTGGATGAAGAACAATCCCATCCCCGCAGACCAGCCGCGCTGGGATGTCTACTCTAAACTCGCCAATGACAACCTCCAATTTCTATGGGGCATCCTCGAGGCCGACGCCAAGGCTACCAATCGAACGGCGACTCAGCAGAAGGTAGGTGACTACTTTGCCGCCTGCATGGATACCGCAGCTATCAATAGGCGAGGAGCGGAGCCGATCAAGCCCACACTTGTGGCAATTGATAATCTGGCCGATCGCAAAGCCCTGATTGCCTATCTCGGACCGCTCAATCGAAGCACGCGAGGAACGTTCTTCTTCAACTCAGGCTCAACGCAAGATCCAGGAGATTCAAACTCCGTCATTGCAGAAATCGCCGCCGGCGGCCTCGGCCTGCCCGACCGCGACTACTACGTGAAGACAGATGCCAAGAGTGAAGAGACCCGCAAAGCCTATGTCGTCTATATCCAAAAGATCCTGACGCTCACCGGCGAGTCCGATGCACAGGCACAAAAAGATGCCGCTGCCGTCATGCATATCGAAACCGATCTGGCAAAGGCCTCGCTGACCCGCGTCGAGCGCCGTGATCCCTATAAGCAGTACCACAAGATGTCTGTCGCGCAGCTGGCCTCCCTTAGCCCGGTCATCGACTGGAATGACTACCTCCGAACGCAGGGCGTTGCCGACGTAAGCACACTCAACGTCGCGCAACCTGCTTTTCAGAAGGCGGTCGATCATGCTCTGACAACCGAGCCACTTGCGGACCTGAAGGCTTACCTGCGCTTTCACGCACTGACTGGCGCTGCGACATCGCTCTCGTCTCCGTTCGAGGATGCTTACTTCGATTTCTATAGCCGCTATCTAAGAGGGACGCAGCAGAAACCGCCACGCTGGAAGACCTGTGTCCGTCAGGTAGACCGTTCTCTGGGTGAAGCGCTGGGGCAGGAATTCGTGGCTCGAACCTTCTCACCCGAAACCAAGCAAAAGACCGTGCTCATGACCGATCAGATCGAGCAGGCGATGCAAGCCGAGATCGAGCACCTTGACTGGATGAGTCCGGCCACCAAACAGGAGGCTCTCCGCAAGCTGCACACCGTCCGCAACAAGATCGGCTATCCCGACAAATGGCGCGACTACTCGAAGCTTGAGATCAAGGCCGGAGATTACTTTGGCAACTCTGTTCGCGGCGCCGATTTCGAGACAACACGCGACTGGGCCAAGGTCGGCAAGCCTGTCGACCGCGACGAGTGGGACATGACCCCACCTACCGTCAATGCCTACTACAACCCGCAGATGAACGACGTGAACTTTCCCGCAGGCGTGCTGCAGCCGCCGCTCTACGACCCGAAGATGGACGACGCGCCCAACTACGGCAACACCGGTTCCACCATCGGGCATGAGTTGACGCATGGCTTCGACGACGAAGGGCGCCAGTTCGACGCCAACGGCAACCTGAAAGACTGGTGGACAAAGGACGATGCCAAAGGCTTCGAGGATCGCATCAACTGCCTGCGTGAGCAGTTCGCTTCGTACGTCGTCGTCGACGACATTCACATCAACTCCAAACTCACCAGCGGCGAAGACGTCGCCGACCTTGGCGGAACCCTCATCGCTTATATCGCCTGGAAGAAAGCTACCGCAGGCATGAACCTACAGCCGTCTGAAGGATTCACCCCAGACCAGCGCTTCTTCATCGGCTTTGCCCAGTGGGCCTGCGAGAACACGCGCGAGGCCAACAGCCGTCTGCAGGCAGCGACAGACCCACACTCGCCTGGTTTCGCGCGCATCAACGGTATCGTCACCAACATGCCACAGTTCGCCACTGCCTTCGGGTGCAAAGTCGGTCAACCCATGGTGAAGGCGAAAGTCTGCAAAGTCTGGTAA
- a CDS encoding magnesium transporter MgtE N-terminal domain-containing protein, with the protein MTKQGNHKTITVSSLMGTPVRDAAGNVLGRVRELAVMPSQDSGRVHGFLLKLAGSVSKERGNMLAVEAVEPFAGGLRLLSGATFISAPDDQSLVLLERDLLDQQIIDVNGRKVVRVNDVNLVWEVSSDEPSRTTLRITEVEVGLRGAIRRLLKGLPSAAVDQLAHRTKASIIPWEFVDIIDPSRRVRLKVGQDHLAQMHPSDIADILEDLAPPERQALFESLDEETAAETLEEVEPKLQKALVQALDSEHVAGIVEEMDPGAAADLLAELPEEKSEAILEEMDPEERQEVEELLEFSHDSAAGRMTTEYIALPESATVADVHTALHDFEGDIELITDVYLTGNEETMTGLVPIVRILLASPTTPLTDLPRGHLVTCHGDTSGHKVAELFDKYNLRSLPVIDAKKKLIGVVHAEQVIALLRDSL; encoded by the coding sequence ATGACGAAACAGGGCAACCACAAGACGATCACGGTCTCCTCGCTGATGGGCACCCCCGTGCGCGATGCTGCGGGGAACGTCCTCGGCCGTGTGCGCGAGTTGGCCGTGATGCCATCGCAGGACTCAGGCCGCGTGCACGGTTTTCTCCTCAAGCTCGCTGGCTCTGTCTCCAAAGAACGGGGCAATATGCTCGCGGTTGAGGCTGTGGAGCCTTTTGCCGGTGGTCTTCGTCTGCTGTCCGGTGCAACCTTCATCTCCGCGCCCGATGATCAGTCGCTTGTGCTGCTGGAACGCGATCTGCTCGATCAGCAGATCATCGATGTCAATGGCCGCAAGGTCGTTCGCGTCAACGATGTGAATCTCGTATGGGAGGTATCTTCAGACGAGCCATCCAGGACGACCCTGCGCATCACCGAGGTTGAGGTCGGACTGCGTGGAGCGATTCGCCGCCTCCTGAAAGGGCTTCCATCTGCTGCCGTAGACCAGTTGGCCCATCGCACGAAGGCGAGCATCATTCCCTGGGAGTTCGTCGATATCATCGACCCCTCGCGCCGCGTCCGCCTGAAGGTAGGGCAGGATCACCTCGCGCAGATGCATCCATCTGATATCGCCGATATTCTCGAAGACCTCGCTCCGCCAGAGCGACAGGCACTCTTCGAAAGCCTCGACGAGGAGACCGCCGCCGAGACCCTCGAAGAGGTCGAGCCGAAGCTGCAGAAGGCGCTCGTGCAGGCGCTCGACTCCGAGCATGTCGCGGGCATCGTCGAAGAGATGGACCCCGGAGCAGCCGCCGACCTCCTCGCTGAGCTTCCGGAGGAAAAATCCGAGGCCATCCTCGAAGAGATGGATCCGGAAGAGCGTCAGGAGGTCGAGGAACTCCTCGAGTTCTCGCACGACTCCGCTGCCGGTCGCATGACCACGGAATACATTGCCTTGCCGGAGAGTGCAACAGTCGCCGATGTCCACACAGCCCTGCATGACTTTGAAGGCGATATTGAGCTGATCACCGATGTCTACCTCACCGGCAACGAGGAAACCATGACTGGCCTCGTCCCGATCGTGAGGATTCTTCTCGCGTCTCCGACAACGCCACTGACCGACCTACCTCGTGGACATCTTGTCACCTGCCATGGTGATACTTCAGGACACAAAGTTGCCGAGCTCTTCGATAAGTACAATCTGCGTTCGCTTCCGGTGATTGATGCAAAGAAAAAGCTAATTGGTGTCGTTCATGCGGAGCAGGTGATTGCTTTGCTGCGCGATAGCTTGTAA
- a CDS encoding CgeB family protein, with amino-acid sequence MKILYAAGLSPNDSSLYRLWALERLGHQVIPINAYEYESKNPLVRKVIFRLSAGPHVDRLNRDLLRLAEVEKPDLLWADKLLWMRPATLDRLRALGVATVSYMIDNPFGTRQDPGWRLYMKSIPHYDLHVVQRDKNIADYKARGARDVIKIQTAYEPTIHFPPAAGWSDKDRNRDVSFVGTPYDDRAETLTRLSSEFGVVISGNQRAWQRALSPEAFSKLYREGELYQQQYREAIWRSKINLSFITHSNQDEFVHKSFEIAGCGGFLLAERSAGHMARFKEDEEAVFFTGFDELEAKIRRYLPDEAARTRIAAAGYARGVRDGYHNDRQVGLIVERAESILRHLAATK; translated from the coding sequence ATGAAGATTCTTTACGCTGCGGGCCTCTCCCCAAACGACTCGTCGCTCTATCGCCTGTGGGCGCTCGAACGTCTCGGCCACCAGGTCATCCCCATCAACGCATACGAGTATGAGTCCAAAAATCCGTTGGTGCGCAAAGTGATCTTTCGTCTCTCCGCCGGTCCGCATGTCGATCGCCTGAATCGCGATCTCCTGCGTCTTGCCGAAGTCGAGAAGCCCGACCTCCTGTGGGCCGACAAGCTCCTCTGGATGCGTCCCGCCACGCTCGATCGCCTCCGTGCTCTTGGCGTTGCCACCGTGAGCTACATGATCGACAACCCTTTCGGCACCCGGCAGGACCCCGGCTGGCGGCTCTACATGAAGTCCATCCCGCACTACGACCTGCACGTTGTCCAGCGAGACAAGAACATCGCCGACTACAAGGCGCGTGGAGCCCGCGATGTCATCAAGATCCAAACAGCCTACGAGCCGACGATTCACTTTCCCCCGGCGGCAGGTTGGTCCGACAAAGACCGCAATCGCGACGTCTCCTTCGTAGGAACCCCCTACGATGACCGTGCCGAGACCCTCACTCGCCTCTCTTCTGAGTTCGGCGTCGTCATCTCTGGTAACCAACGTGCGTGGCAGCGCGCGCTCTCACCCGAAGCCTTCAGCAAGCTCTACCGCGAGGGAGAGCTCTACCAACAGCAGTACCGCGAGGCCATCTGGCGCTCGAAGATCAACCTCAGCTTCATCACCCATTCCAACCAGGACGAGTTCGTCCACAAAAGCTTCGAAATCGCCGGTTGCGGTGGCTTTCTGTTAGCTGAGCGCTCCGCGGGCCACATGGCTCGTTTCAAAGAGGACGAGGAAGCCGTCTTCTTCACCGGTTTCGATGAACTGGAAGCCAAAATTCGCCGCTATCTTCCTGACGAAGCTGCCCGCACCCGGATCGCCGCAGCAGGCTATGCACGAGGAGTCCGCGACGGCTACCACAATGATCGCCAGGTTGGCCTAATCGTCGAGCGGGCAGAGTCCATCCTTCGTCATCTGGCTGCAACGAAGTAA
- a CDS encoding Nramp family divalent metal transporter: MALWRRWRTRVMLFLAVLGPGFITANVDNDSGGILTYSQAGAQYGYKMLWTMIPITLALIVVQEMCARMGVVTGKGLSDLIREEFGLRMTFVVMILLVIVNFGNVMAEFSGIAGSMQLFHVSKYFSVPICAFIVWILVVKGDYKSVEKVFLLASSVYISYIFAGVLSGPDWHLALAQTVKLPERSVWSDRNYVYMVIGLIGTTIAPWMQFYLQSSIVEKGIEVSQYKDSRLDVIVGSFFTDIVAWFIIVACAATLYLHGMRNITEAADAAEAMKPLAGQYAFILFAAGLFNASIFAASILPLSTAYTVCEGLGLESGLDKSFGEARFFYWFYTLLLALGAAVVLIPNFPLVKVIIGSQVLNGVLLPIVLIFMLRLINRHELMGKYTNSHWFNIVAWVTAIIVIGLSLMLMWNTIHG, from the coding sequence ATGGCATTGTGGAGAAGATGGCGAACGCGGGTGATGCTCTTCCTGGCCGTGCTGGGCCCTGGCTTCATCACAGCTAACGTCGATAATGACTCCGGCGGCATCCTCACCTACTCGCAGGCAGGCGCGCAGTACGGCTACAAGATGCTCTGGACGATGATCCCCATCACTCTCGCCCTCATCGTTGTGCAGGAGATGTGTGCCCGTATGGGCGTCGTCACCGGCAAGGGGCTCAGCGACCTCATCCGCGAAGAGTTCGGCCTGCGCATGACCTTCGTCGTCATGATCCTGCTGGTTATCGTGAACTTCGGCAACGTCATGGCCGAGTTCTCCGGTATCGCTGGCTCGATGCAACTCTTCCACGTCAGTAAATATTTCAGCGTTCCCATCTGCGCTTTCATCGTCTGGATTCTGGTCGTCAAAGGCGACTACAAAAGCGTCGAAAAGGTCTTCCTGCTTGCAAGCAGTGTCTACATCTCTTACATCTTCGCCGGCGTTCTCAGTGGGCCTGACTGGCACCTCGCTCTCGCACAGACCGTCAAGCTGCCCGAGCGCTCTGTCTGGAGCGACCGCAACTATGTCTACATGGTGATTGGACTCATCGGCACAACCATTGCGCCCTGGATGCAGTTCTACCTGCAATCGTCCATCGTCGAGAAGGGAATTGAGGTCAGCCAATACAAGGACTCCCGGCTCGACGTCATCGTAGGCTCCTTCTTTACCGACATCGTCGCTTGGTTCATTATCGTCGCCTGTGCCGCAACACTCTACCTCCACGGCATGCGCAACATCACCGAGGCCGCTGACGCTGCAGAAGCCATGAAGCCCCTCGCCGGACAGTACGCCTTCATTCTCTTTGCGGCTGGTCTCTTCAACGCCTCGATCTTCGCGGCATCTATCCTTCCGCTCTCGACGGCATATACGGTTTGCGAAGGTTTGGGCCTTGAAAGCGGCCTGGACAAGAGCTTTGGCGAGGCGCGCTTCTTCTACTGGTTCTATACGCTGCTCCTGGCCCTCGGTGCAGCTGTAGTTCTGATCCCGAATTTTCCTCTGGTCAAGGTCATTATCGGCTCGCAGGTTCTCAACGGAGTTCTGCTGCCGATCGTCCTCATCTTCATGCTCCGGCTGATCAACAGGCACGAGCTGATGGGAAAATATACGAACTCACACTGGTTCAATATCGTGGCCTGGGTGACGGCCATAATCGTCATCGGCCTCTCCCTGATGCTGATGTGGAACACCATTCACGGCTAG
- a CDS encoding (deoxy)nucleoside triphosphate pyrophosphohydrolase yields the protein MSESIPKFKVPPGTTLPRPVRFVVAGLILRTTGPETEVLICQRKPDQPMSLKWEFPGGKIEPGETPENALLRELNEELGITATLGKSVARVRHKYRNGGVIDLEFFTVLEFAGEIENRIFNDVRWATLSTLPQYDFLAADLGLIQDLSEGKII from the coding sequence GTGAGTGAGTCGATTCCCAAGTTCAAGGTTCCTCCCGGCACGACATTGCCCAGGCCGGTACGCTTTGTTGTCGCAGGGCTAATTTTGCGAACAACGGGGCCGGAAACTGAGGTTCTGATCTGCCAGCGCAAGCCGGATCAGCCGATGAGCTTGAAGTGGGAGTTTCCTGGAGGCAAGATCGAACCGGGCGAAACACCAGAGAATGCCCTGCTGCGTGAGCTGAATGAAGAGCTCGGTATCACGGCTACACTGGGCAAGAGTGTTGCCCGCGTCCGTCATAAATACCGCAACGGCGGCGTGATCGATCTGGAGTTCTTTACCGTGCTTGAGTTTGCAGGCGAGATTGAAAACCGCATCTTCAACGATGTGCGCTGGGCGACACTTTCGACGCTCCCGCAGTATGACTTTCTGGCGGCGGACCTGGGGTTGATTCAGGACCTTTCTGAAGGAAAGATTATCTAG
- a CDS encoding HAD family hydrolase, whose protein sequence is MSQALSIRTLSTEEFHAAVHSLSPKIAIFDCDGTLWSGDAGSSFMKWTIETGLVSREGADWIDARYRAYHRGEVSEIAICGEMVQLYQGLREEELRKAAREFFATKIERNIFPEMSVLVAELIAQGTEIWAVSSTNDWVIEEGVRRFGIPAERVLAAKVASRNGIITDKLLDVPTDEGKVASLALVGITTPDAVFGNSVHDAAMLAIAKRAFPVNPTAGLLERSAQENWAVYYPASVTPA, encoded by the coding sequence GTGAGCCAAGCACTAAGTATTCGAACCCTGTCGACTGAAGAGTTCCACGCCGCCGTCCATTCCCTGTCCCCAAAGATTGCTATCTTCGACTGCGACGGAACACTGTGGTCGGGCGATGCCGGATCGTCGTTTATGAAGTGGACGATCGAGACAGGCCTGGTTTCACGTGAAGGTGCGGACTGGATCGATGCCCGCTATAGGGCCTACCACCGCGGCGAGGTTTCGGAGATTGCGATCTGCGGCGAGATGGTGCAACTGTACCAGGGACTGCGCGAGGAGGAGCTACGCAAGGCGGCACGCGAGTTCTTTGCGACGAAGATTGAGCGGAATATCTTCCCTGAGATGTCTGTGTTGGTTGCGGAGCTGATTGCCCAGGGCACCGAGATATGGGCCGTGAGCTCCACGAACGACTGGGTGATTGAGGAAGGCGTTCGCCGCTTCGGCATCCCCGCAGAGCGCGTGCTGGCGGCCAAAGTCGCGTCGCGAAACGGCATAATCACCGACAAGCTGTTGGATGTGCCAACAGACGAAGGCAAGGTGGCATCGCTGGCACTGGTGGGCATTACTACTCCGGATGCAGTGTTTGGCAACTCGGTCCATGATGCGGCAATGCTGGCGATTGCGAAGCGGGCGTTTCCGGTCAACCCCACGGCAGGCCTGTTGGAGCGTAGCGCGCAGGAGAACTGGGCTGTTTACTATCCTGCCTCCGTTACACCCGCATAA
- the lolA gene encoding outer membrane lipoprotein chaperone LolA: MRGALTLTFALAFPAILRAQDADALLRKVDDHYNRLSSLRAHYAERYAGMGVDRTETGTLLLKKPGRMRWNYDQPEGKLFVLDGKYAWFFTPGDAQVQRVPAKQLDDLRSPLRFLLGHTQLKKELGSLTVTEDSHGIHIAGIPHGMEQRIKLLTLDVTGTGAIQHMKLEELDGATTEFSFTQVEENVPIREGDFTFTPPAGIAVVDAPAPI, encoded by the coding sequence ATGCGTGGTGCTTTGACCCTGACCTTTGCACTGGCTTTTCCTGCCATCTTGCGGGCGCAGGATGCAGATGCCCTGCTGCGTAAGGTGGACGACCACTACAACCGGCTTAGCTCTCTGCGTGCTCACTATGCGGAACGCTATGCGGGCATGGGAGTAGACCGCACGGAGACCGGCACGTTGCTGCTAAAGAAACCGGGACGCATGCGCTGGAACTATGACCAGCCGGAAGGCAAACTTTTTGTGCTGGACGGAAAGTATGCGTGGTTTTTTACACCTGGTGATGCGCAAGTGCAGCGTGTACCGGCAAAGCAGCTGGATGATCTACGCAGTCCTCTGCGGTTTCTGCTGGGCCATACACAGCTGAAGAAAGAGCTGGGTAGTTTGACGGTGACTGAGGATTCGCACGGCATTCATATCGCCGGTATTCCTCATGGCATGGAGCAGCGCATCAAGCTGCTGACGCTCGATGTTACAGGTACTGGAGCGATTCAGCATATGAAGCTTGAGGAGTTGGATGGAGCCACAACGGAGTTTTCCTTTACGCAAGTCGAGGAGAACGTGCCCATCCGTGAAGGTGATTTTACGTTCACACCACCGGCAGGCATTGCGGTCGTGGACGCTCCTGCACCGATCTAA
- a CDS encoding type IV pilin protein, which translates to MMDRSRIKQGLQEKRTRNEQGFTLIELLIVMSVMLILMTLAVPQMLKLTKTAHETSAMQSVRTIVQAQLQYNSQFPANGFACSLAQLGGDPKSGAPSAQAAQLIPTELATGSKAGYAFAITNCNKVTVNNQDMITSFEVTAVPLSVGKSGDRGFCSDENNHLTYDPAGGTNCTQPIQ; encoded by the coding sequence ATGATGGATCGGTCGAGGATAAAGCAGGGTCTTCAAGAGAAGAGAACACGGAACGAGCAGGGCTTTACGCTGATCGAGCTGCTGATCGTTATGTCGGTGATGCTGATCCTGATGACATTGGCCGTGCCGCAGATGTTGAAGCTGACCAAGACGGCTCATGAGACCTCGGCGATGCAGTCGGTACGCACGATCGTGCAGGCCCAGTTGCAGTACAACTCACAGTTCCCTGCCAACGGATTTGCGTGTTCGCTGGCGCAGCTTGGTGGCGACCCCAAGTCGGGAGCGCCTTCGGCACAAGCCGCACAGCTGATCCCCACCGAACTTGCTACTGGCAGCAAGGCAGGGTATGCCTTTGCCATCACCAACTGCAACAAGGTAACGGTCAACAACCAGGACATGATCACGTCCTTTGAGGTGACGGCTGTGCCGCTCTCTGTCGGAAAGTCGGGTGACCGCGGCTTCTGCTCCGACGAGAATAATCACCTCACCTATGACCCGGCCGGGGGCACAAACTGCACACAGCCGATCCAGTGA
- a CDS encoding M16 family metallopeptidase, with product MAASTLIEDIRITPRISRNICKSVLDNGLIVLTESIPHLRSVSMGVWVGSGSRDEAAPINGISHFVEHMVFKGTTSRSARQIAREVDTIGGNLDAFTSKETVCFNIKVLDEHISPALDVLSDLVLHPTFTPEELDREKGVILEEIKMDEDNPDYLVNEIFTQNFWKGDSLGRPILGTKKTVSSFEQGMVFDFYREQFTPRNMVFSAAGNLDHESFVAEVEKKFGGLAPSASTPFPRREAPVAMPHITLKSKKSLEQVQLMLGMPAPAVNHPDRYGIYLLNAMLGGGMSSRLFQTVREERGLAYSIYSEMSPFRDTGALMISAGVAVDKTQETLALTMAELRRLKQETVGEAELLRAKDQLKSNIVLGLESSSSRMANLARQQMYYGRFFGVDEITREIEAVTPDDVQRLARELFRPEAMALTLLGNLGAMNVERADLAC from the coding sequence ATGGCAGCAAGCACTCTGATTGAAGATATTCGTATTACTCCCCGTATCTCCCGCAACATCTGCAAATCTGTTTTGGATAATGGCCTGATCGTTCTGACGGAGAGCATTCCGCACCTGCGCAGCGTTTCGATGGGCGTGTGGGTCGGCTCCGGCTCCCGGGACGAGGCGGCCCCTATCAACGGTATCTCGCACTTTGTGGAGCACATGGTGTTCAAGGGGACGACGAGCCGGTCAGCCCGTCAGATTGCCCGCGAGGTGGACACGATCGGCGGCAATCTCGACGCCTTTACCAGCAAAGAGACGGTCTGCTTCAACATCAAGGTGCTGGACGAGCATATTTCCCCGGCACTCGATGTGCTTTCTGACCTTGTGCTGCACCCGACGTTTACGCCAGAGGAGCTGGATCGCGAGAAGGGTGTGATCCTCGAAGAAATCAAGATGGATGAGGACAACCCGGACTATCTGGTAAACGAAATCTTCACGCAGAATTTTTGGAAGGGCGATTCGCTGGGCAGGCCAATTCTGGGGACGAAGAAGACGGTTTCGTCGTTCGAGCAGGGGATGGTCTTTGACTTCTACCGCGAGCAGTTCACGCCGCGGAATATGGTGTTTTCGGCGGCGGGCAATCTTGATCATGAGAGCTTTGTCGCCGAGGTGGAGAAGAAGTTTGGCGGGCTGGCTCCTAGCGCGAGCACGCCTTTCCCCCGGCGTGAGGCTCCGGTGGCGATGCCGCACATCACGCTGAAGAGTAAGAAGTCGCTGGAGCAGGTACAGCTGATGCTGGGAATGCCGGCACCTGCAGTGAACCATCCTGACCGCTATGGGATCTACCTGCTGAATGCGATGCTGGGCGGTGGGATGAGCTCGCGGCTGTTTCAGACGGTACGCGAGGAGCGTGGGCTGGCGTACTCGATCTACTCGGAGATGAGCCCGTTTCGGGATACGGGAGCGCTGATGATCTCGGCTGGTGTTGCCGTGGATAAGACACAGGAGACTCTGGCGCTCACGATGGCGGAGCTGCGGCGTCTGAAGCAGGAGACGGTAGGCGAAGCGGAGCTGCTTCGCGCCAAGGATCAACTGAAGAGTAACATCGTGCTGGGGCTGGAAAGTTCGTCGAGCAGGATGGCGAATCTGGCGCGCCAGCAGATGTACTACGGGCGTTTCTTTGGCGTGGACGAGATAACGCGCGAGATTGAGGCGGTGACGCCGGACGACGTTCAGCGGTTGGCACGTGAGCTTTTCAGGCCGGAGGCGATGGCCCTGACCCTGCTTGGTAACCTTGGTGCAATGAACGTCGAGCGCGCAGACCTCGCCTGCTGA